A portion of the Candidatus Nitrosotenuis aquarius genome contains these proteins:
- a CDS encoding DNA-binding protein yields the protein MSESDKPTEAQEILEESQKIRTDEDENAKKTRDVIFVGIKPIMTYVTATLTQLSTQPVVTIKARGQRITQAVDVSQMIVKRMNTVGYYIKDVRIASDSLQSQDGKTRNVSTIEIDVSKE from the coding sequence ATGAGCGAGTCTGACAAGCCAACCGAAGCACAAGAAATTTTGGAAGAGTCACAAAAGATTCGAACAGACGAGGACGAAAACGCAAAAAAGACGCGCGACGTGATTTTTGTCGGCATAAAGCCTATCATGACCTATGTCACAGCAACGCTTACTCAGCTTTCCACTCAACCAGTCGTAACAATCAAGGCTCGCGGACAGAGAATCACGCAGGCAGTGGATGTATCCCAGATGATAGTAAAGCGCATGAACACTGTGGGATATTACATCAAGGATGTTCGAATTGCGTCTGATTCACTACAATCCCAAGACGGCAAGACCCGAAACGTATCCACAATAGAAATTGATGTTTCAAAAGAGTAA
- the proS gene encoding proline--tRNA ligase codes for MSKESPGITVSKKDDFSEWYTQVVLKAELADYAPVKGLIVLRPDGYAIWESIRETLDKKFKATGHKNAFLPVLIPESLLAKESDHFAGFTPEVFWVTHSGENEIGDKLALRPTSETLAYSMYSKWIQSWRDLPLKINFWNTALRAEIKATKPFLRTSEFLWQEGHTVHATKEEAEKEVLDILEIYKNTVEQELAIPVITGKKSDKEKFVGAVYTTTMESIMPDGKALQMGTSHFLGQNFSKPFEVKYLDKNNAETFAWQTSWGVSWRLIGAMIMVHGDDKGLVLPPRVAPIQVVIVPIYYNDKDADRVNTEADKVEKILKEKGLRVHVDRRDQLTPGFKYNEWEMRGVPLRIEIGPKDIDKNKVMYATRHIKQKLDLPMDKISSEIDGILQKIQDEMFEAAKKLLSEKTIKTSEYSEFRAAIESGNFVDAGWCGKKECEEKIKEDTMADIRVIPFDAQNSGKCVYCKGTSVTNAIFGRAY; via the coding sequence TTGAGCAAGGAAAGCCCTGGAATCACAGTGTCAAAAAAGGACGACTTTTCTGAATGGTACACGCAGGTGGTGCTAAAGGCAGAGCTTGCAGACTATGCGCCAGTAAAGGGATTGATTGTGTTGCGGCCAGACGGCTATGCAATATGGGAATCCATTCGAGAAACACTGGACAAAAAATTCAAGGCAACAGGACACAAAAATGCATTCCTGCCAGTACTAATTCCAGAATCATTACTAGCTAAAGAGTCGGACCATTTTGCGGGATTTACCCCGGAGGTGTTCTGGGTTACTCATTCAGGCGAAAACGAAATTGGCGACAAGCTAGCACTGCGCCCAACTTCTGAAACGCTGGCATATTCAATGTATTCAAAGTGGATCCAGTCCTGGCGCGACCTACCGCTGAAAATCAATTTCTGGAACACTGCACTCAGAGCAGAGATAAAAGCAACAAAGCCGTTTTTGAGAACATCGGAATTTTTGTGGCAGGAAGGCCACACAGTGCACGCAACAAAAGAAGAGGCAGAAAAAGAAGTGCTTGACATTTTGGAAATTTATAAAAATACAGTAGAGCAGGAACTGGCAATTCCTGTAATTACCGGCAAAAAGAGCGACAAGGAAAAGTTTGTAGGAGCGGTATACACTACTACTATGGAATCAATAATGCCGGACGGCAAGGCGCTGCAAATGGGCACATCACATTTTCTAGGACAGAATTTCTCAAAGCCGTTTGAAGTAAAATACTTGGACAAAAATAACGCCGAGACATTTGCATGGCAGACATCTTGGGGGGTGTCATGGAGACTAATTGGCGCAATGATAATGGTACACGGCGATGACAAGGGCCTAGTGTTGCCTCCGCGAGTGGCGCCAATCCAGGTGGTCATAGTACCAATATACTATAATGACAAAGACGCAGATCGAGTAAATACAGAAGCAGACAAGGTAGAAAAAATTCTCAAGGAAAAGGGCTTGCGAGTCCATGTGGATAGGCGCGACCAACTAACGCCCGGCTTCAAGTATAACGAATGGGAGATGCGTGGCGTGCCACTGCGAATAGAAATCGGTCCCAAAGACATTGACAAAAACAAAGTCATGTATGCAACACGCCACATCAAGCAAAAGCTGGACCTTCCGATGGACAAAATATCATCGGAAATTGACGGAATTTTGCAGAAAATCCAGGATGAAATGTTTGAAGCAGCCAAGAAACTACTCTCAGAGAAAACCATCAAAACATCAGAATATTCCGAGTTTAGAGCGGCTATCGAATCTGGCAACTTTGTTGATGCAGGATGGTGCGGAAAAAAAGAATGCGAGGAAAAGATCAAAGAAGACACCATGGCAGATATCAGAGTGATTCCGTTTGATGCGCAAAACTCTGGAAAATGCGTGTACTGCAAGGGCACAAGTGTTACAAACGCAATCTTTGGCCGCGCATATTGA
- a CDS encoding LysE family transporter, which yields MQEFFAFFATVIVVSASGVMAPGPLFASTISSGLRQRLAGFKIAIGHTMVELPLVVLIGLGVLTIEGFPQFRIIITILGAASIFGFAALQLRSALSGAVTKDSKYGPLFTGILLTGLNPFFLVWWFTIGVKLILDAMVLWSFWGILVMFALHIWMDYAWLTFVSASSAKSTKFLSGKSYKIFMVGINAVLVYFGVTFLLDVL from the coding sequence ATGCAAGAATTTTTTGCGTTTTTTGCCACAGTAATCGTGGTTTCTGCCTCTGGAGTGATGGCGCCAGGACCGCTTTTTGCCTCCACAATATCAAGCGGCCTGAGGCAAAGGCTTGCTGGATTTAAGATTGCCATAGGCCATACCATGGTAGAGCTGCCACTTGTGGTGCTGATTGGCCTGGGGGTCTTGACGATCGAGGGTTTTCCGCAATTTCGAATCATAATAACAATACTCGGTGCGGCAAGCATCTTTGGATTTGCCGCATTGCAGCTAAGATCAGCACTGAGTGGAGCAGTCACAAAAGACTCCAAGTACGGACCGTTGTTCACCGGTATTTTGCTTACGGGCCTCAACCCGTTCTTTTTGGTTTGGTGGTTTACAATTGGAGTCAAGCTGATTTTGGATGCCATGGTGTTATGGTCGTTTTGGGGAATCCTAGTGATGTTTGCATTGCACATCTGGATGGATTATGCATGGTTGACCTTTGTCTCGGCATCATCTGCAAAAAGCACAAAGTTTCTTTCCGGGAAATCCTACAAAATATTCATGGTTGGAATCAATGCTGTCCTGGTTTACTTTGGGGTAACTTTTCTGCTGGATGTGCTCTAG
- a CDS encoding chromosome segregation SMC family protein — MVHIKKVEIYGFKSFGFTNTTVGFEPGLVSISGPNGSGKSNILDAIIFALGENKPKIMRVDKLRSLIHDIEGNKRGTKMARVSLHFDNSDRKIPVDSNAVVITREMGEDGENVYYLNQKQTNRNQILDLLEVANASLNQLNAVQQGTVTRISEFTAEEKRTVIEDLIGLAYFDEKKSESIKQLEDADRRLEVALARMDEIKKRIDELEAERNQKLRHEFINFELGRLHAISASNKMKAIQVEKVSKERSMHSLVSESKKLDEERALVKKEISELESQKFTFMSEVNAYNQAKASIDSELSKAMQVYESANTETITKSRRIEQINARLPIVASDLESLHQARLDIEAQSTEQKAMLSKIREDKNQIYEQIKSVESELSTVYKQQSHAISQRKEVDTKIQGLTQKLNHAKVEFAKLESEINDSKSKIESNKNRLAEIDSESIKLATLKTRLESIIENHKATISELRGRISEQTGKHGKIEHDIDELNFILEKAAKAAAQYDAKIRVVKSIMHEDYTIAHLKEHREELGIEGLVYEMISWDKQYERAILAAASDWIKSFVVQDFGTLISLAEVARAKKLPKLKIIPLEAIPKFSLTVPKDPDVLGVLSDYVKCDAKYAPLLTFLFGNVLLVKSQDSALRLSKSGYKTVTIDGEFFEAKASAVVIDINSKISKVTKIISMSTSVEGLHQSISLLKKYILKKRLSIKKVDGIIQNYRERLSISETGLANADLSYSDLKIKVSTIEKTKSQLESRISQLARQIEKITLDHSKEESLIASLEERITLMHENYADGENHRIASELNRLNEKRSELMARQSSIVNDLREKESQLATLSAQELGEKTKMQNLREEQSSLNHEKHEIEIRLGQIAKDKELASQNLVKLREKEQNLIATSGTSISKLQEFDDRLSLLNEKERLVTREINALERQSDSLSRDIRDIIENEAKIQKVLEKYGYQEITETFEVDSMLSALESEMNSLTSKLNATAPQTFVEISTGYRSMSDRKNELEEERNAIVRFIEEIDKDKRQTFLEAFDRVDKEIRDAFHTMTGGEAWLELQNEDDIFNSGISYLIQFPNKPKRESTSISGGEKTLAAIVFVLALQKLKPSVFYLFDEVDAHLDAPNSEKLAKIIEQRSAGSQFIMVSLKDSVVQKAKLIYGVFPKNGVSHVVTYKDKRMPSITS, encoded by the coding sequence TTGGTTCATATCAAAAAGGTAGAGATCTACGGCTTCAAGTCATTTGGATTTACAAATACCACAGTCGGCTTTGAGCCTGGTCTGGTGTCAATATCTGGGCCAAACGGATCCGGCAAGAGCAACATTCTGGATGCGATCATCTTTGCACTCGGCGAGAACAAGCCAAAGATAATGAGGGTGGACAAGCTTCGATCACTGATCCACGACATAGAAGGAAACAAGCGCGGAACCAAGATGGCGCGAGTCTCGTTGCACTTTGATAATTCTGATAGAAAAATCCCAGTTGATTCTAACGCAGTTGTAATTACTAGAGAGATGGGAGAGGACGGCGAAAATGTGTATTACCTAAACCAAAAACAGACAAACCGAAACCAGATCCTGGATTTACTTGAAGTGGCAAATGCCAGCCTGAACCAGCTAAACGCAGTCCAGCAGGGAACAGTAACTAGGATTTCAGAGTTTACAGCAGAAGAAAAGCGAACAGTAATTGAGGATTTAATCGGATTAGCATACTTTGATGAGAAAAAATCCGAGTCCATAAAACAGCTAGAGGATGCCGACAGAAGACTCGAAGTGGCTTTAGCAAGAATGGATGAAATCAAAAAGAGAATCGATGAGCTGGAAGCAGAGAGAAACCAAAAACTCAGGCACGAATTCATCAACTTTGAGCTTGGACGGCTACACGCAATCTCGGCTTCTAACAAAATGAAGGCAATCCAGGTGGAAAAAGTATCCAAAGAGCGCTCCATGCATTCGCTGGTCTCAGAATCCAAAAAGCTAGACGAAGAACGTGCTCTGGTCAAAAAGGAGATCTCTGAGCTGGAATCGCAAAAATTCACATTCATGAGTGAGGTCAACGCCTACAACCAGGCAAAGGCGTCAATTGATTCCGAGTTATCCAAGGCAATGCAGGTCTACGAGTCAGCCAACACTGAAACCATAACAAAATCCAGAAGAATAGAGCAAATCAATGCAAGATTACCTATTGTAGCATCGGACCTGGAATCACTCCACCAAGCCCGACTAGACATCGAAGCCCAAAGCACAGAACAAAAAGCAATGCTGTCAAAAATCAGAGAAGACAAAAACCAGATCTATGAGCAGATAAAGTCAGTCGAATCGGAATTATCAACAGTATACAAGCAGCAATCGCATGCAATATCGCAAAGAAAGGAAGTCGACACCAAAATCCAAGGACTGACGCAAAAGCTAAACCACGCCAAGGTGGAATTTGCAAAACTGGAATCCGAAATCAACGATTCCAAATCCAAAATAGAGTCAAACAAAAACAGACTGGCAGAAATCGACTCTGAATCTATCAAGCTTGCAACACTAAAGACAAGACTAGAGTCTATAATAGAAAACCACAAGGCAACAATTTCAGAACTGCGTGGGAGAATCTCAGAGCAAACAGGAAAACACGGCAAAATAGAGCACGACATTGACGAGCTAAATTTCATCTTGGAAAAAGCCGCAAAGGCAGCTGCCCAATATGATGCAAAAATCAGAGTAGTCAAAAGCATAATGCACGAAGATTATACCATTGCACACCTCAAGGAACACCGAGAGGAGCTAGGAATAGAGGGCCTAGTATACGAGATGATATCCTGGGACAAACAATACGAGCGCGCAATTTTGGCTGCAGCATCGGACTGGATCAAGTCATTTGTAGTGCAGGACTTTGGAACACTGATTAGTCTTGCAGAGGTGGCGCGAGCAAAGAAACTCCCCAAACTCAAAATCATTCCACTGGAGGCAATCCCCAAGTTTTCGCTGACTGTGCCAAAAGACCCAGACGTGCTTGGAGTTTTGTCTGATTACGTAAAATGCGATGCAAAATACGCACCGCTACTGACGTTCTTGTTTGGCAATGTGTTGTTAGTAAAAAGCCAGGATTCCGCACTGCGACTATCAAAGTCTGGCTACAAAACCGTAACAATTGACGGTGAGTTCTTTGAGGCAAAGGCATCCGCAGTGGTAATTGACATCAACTCCAAGATATCAAAGGTCACAAAAATAATCTCAATGAGCACCTCAGTTGAAGGCCTGCACCAGTCAATATCACTGCTCAAAAAATACATTCTCAAAAAACGTCTTTCCATCAAAAAAGTAGACGGAATCATCCAAAACTATAGAGAGCGACTCTCAATATCCGAGACGGGCCTTGCAAATGCAGACCTCAGCTATTCAGATCTGAAGATAAAGGTCTCCACAATAGAAAAGACAAAATCACAACTAGAATCCAGAATCAGCCAGCTAGCAAGACAAATTGAAAAAATAACATTGGACCACTCCAAGGAGGAATCCCTGATTGCATCACTAGAGGAGAGAATAACATTAATGCACGAAAACTATGCAGACGGGGAAAACCACAGAATTGCATCAGAGCTGAACAGGCTAAATGAGAAACGATCTGAGCTCATGGCGCGCCAGTCTAGTATTGTAAATGATCTGCGAGAAAAAGAATCCCAGCTAGCAACACTATCTGCACAAGAGCTGGGAGAGAAGACAAAAATGCAGAACCTGCGAGAAGAACAATCCTCACTAAACCATGAAAAGCACGAAATAGAAATTCGACTAGGCCAAATAGCCAAAGACAAGGAATTGGCAAGCCAAAACCTAGTCAAACTGCGTGAAAAAGAGCAAAATCTTATCGCAACCTCTGGCACGTCAATATCAAAACTGCAGGAATTCGACGACAGGCTGTCACTGCTAAACGAAAAAGAAAGGCTGGTAACGCGAGAGATAAACGCGTTGGAGCGCCAGTCAGATTCGCTTTCGCGCGATATTCGAGACATAATAGAAAATGAGGCAAAAATACAAAAGGTCTTAGAAAAATACGGCTATCAGGAAATAACAGAGACATTTGAGGTGGACTCTATGCTGTCTGCATTAGAATCAGAGATGAATTCGCTGACATCAAAGCTGAACGCAACTGCGCCACAGACTTTTGTAGAGATATCAACTGGTTATCGCTCCATGTCTGATAGAAAGAACGAGCTGGAAGAAGAACGAAACGCCATAGTGCGATTCATAGAAGAAATTGACAAGGACAAGCGCCAGACATTCTTGGAGGCATTTGACAGAGTAGACAAGGAAATCCGAGATGCATTCCACACCATGACAGGTGGTGAGGCCTGGCTGGAGCTGCAAAACGAAGACGATATCTTCAATTCAGGAATATCATATCTAATACAATTCCCAAACAAGCCAAAAAGAGAATCAACGTCAATTTCTGGTGGAGAAAAGACGCTTGCGGCAATTGTGTTTGTGCTGGCTTTGCAAAAGCTAAAACCGTCTGTATTCTATTTGTTTGACGAAGTGGATGCGCACCTGGATGCTCCAAACTCTGAAAAACTAGCCAAAATAATAGAGCAGCGCTCTGCGGGAAGCCAGTTCATCATGGTGTCTTTGAAGGATTCTGTTGTGCAAAAGGCCAAGCTGATTTACGGCGTCTTTCCAAAGAATGGCGTCTCGCATGTTGTAACATACAAGGACAAGCGCATGCCGTCAATTACAAGCTAG
- the dinB gene encoding DNA polymerase IV: MRVIFHIDFDYFFAQCEEIRNQTLKTKPVCVCIFSDRGGDSGAIATANYIARKYGVKSGMPIKFAKARLREIPESAFLPADFPYYSEISQKAMEIMKSYADVFEYVGRDEAYLDVTKRSEGSFAIATHLAQQLKNQIRAELKMTCTVGISTNKLVSKIASGFRKPDGLTVVEPEKTESFLAQLNVGDIPGIGKVTGEKFAELNIKTISDLARLDVFTLNKMFGKKIASYMYNAARGIDDDPVAERAPAVQYSRIITLKQDSKDLAFLSDALDEICADLHETILKHRKMFKSVGIQFVQSDLSNKTKSRMLKNPTSSLDELKKTAVILLQEALADQDQNVRRLGVRISELSDITGQRSIENFF, from the coding sequence ATGCGGGTGATATTTCACATTGACTTTGATTATTTTTTTGCCCAGTGCGAGGAGATTAGAAACCAAACACTCAAGACCAAGCCAGTCTGCGTTTGCATTTTCTCAGACAGGGGTGGGGACAGCGGTGCAATTGCCACTGCCAACTATATTGCAAGAAAATATGGAGTAAAGTCCGGCATGCCAATCAAGTTTGCAAAGGCAAGGCTAAGAGAAATTCCAGAATCTGCATTTTTGCCTGCGGATTTTCCATATTATTCAGAGATTTCGCAAAAGGCAATGGAGATAATGAAGTCATATGCAGATGTATTCGAGTATGTAGGTCGCGATGAGGCATACTTGGATGTCACAAAAAGATCAGAAGGCAGCTTTGCCATTGCCACGCACTTGGCCCAGCAGCTAAAAAACCAGATTCGCGCCGAACTGAAAATGACTTGCACGGTTGGGATTTCTACCAACAAGCTTGTATCAAAGATTGCATCAGGATTTAGAAAGCCAGACGGACTAACTGTAGTAGAGCCGGAAAAGACAGAGTCGTTTTTGGCCCAGCTAAATGTAGGTGACATTCCAGGAATAGGCAAGGTGACTGGAGAAAAATTTGCAGAACTAAACATCAAGACAATCTCGGATCTGGCAAGGCTTGACGTATTTACCCTAAACAAGATGTTTGGCAAAAAAATTGCATCATACATGTACAATGCCGCCCGAGGAATCGACGATGACCCAGTGGCAGAGCGAGCGCCTGCTGTGCAGTATTCCAGGATCATAACGCTAAAGCAGGATTCAAAGGACTTGGCCTTTCTATCGGATGCACTGGATGAGATTTGCGCAGACCTGCACGAAACAATACTAAAGCACAGAAAAATGTTCAAGTCCGTTGGAATCCAGTTTGTCCAGTCTGATTTGTCCAACAAGACAAAATCAAGAATGCTCAAAAACCCAACATCAAGCCTGGATGAGCTCAAAAAGACTGCTGTTATTTTGCTCCAAGAAGCCCTAGCTGATCAGGACCAAAACGTGCGAAGGCTGGGCGTTAGAATATCAGAATTGTCCGACATTACTGGCCAAAGATCAATTGAGAATTTCTTCTAG
- a CDS encoding proteasome assembly chaperone family protein, which yields MAPKLWVKETKPISIEGGYLIDGFPSVGFTSAIASESLMHGNNYELVGFVDSYDFPTVSILKDGVPSYATRIYVNPSLKVGVFSSYLTINEPYHRAIAKMMLLWAKKHKCSLVVSSSPMNLADNDKKQTIAAGSTQEAREKIKQAGMIVLQNGTIPGIPGELLNQGMLHGQNVIVVLVNVDEAGPDFGSSADLCMAMSKILPGVSCDLSIMRKQAEVAEKQIKETEKETRALRDSMYG from the coding sequence ATGGCTCCAAAGTTATGGGTCAAGGAGACCAAGCCAATTAGCATAGAGGGCGGATATCTCATCGACGGCTTTCCATCAGTTGGATTTACCAGCGCAATAGCAAGCGAGTCGCTGATGCATGGAAATAATTATGAACTGGTCGGATTTGTCGACTCGTATGATTTTCCAACAGTATCAATACTAAAGGATGGGGTTCCCAGCTATGCAACCAGAATCTATGTCAACCCATCACTAAAGGTGGGAGTGTTTTCATCATATCTGACAATTAACGAGCCATACCACAGAGCTATAGCAAAAATGATGCTGCTGTGGGCAAAAAAGCACAAGTGCTCTTTGGTAGTCAGCTCATCTCCTATGAACCTGGCAGACAATGACAAAAAGCAAACAATCGCTGCCGGAAGCACCCAAGAGGCGCGAGAGAAAATAAAGCAGGCCGGAATGATAGTACTCCAAAACGGTACCATCCCTGGAATTCCAGGAGAGCTGCTAAACCAGGGAATGCTGCACGGCCAAAACGTCATCGTTGTTTTGGTAAACGTGGACGAGGCAGGCCCCGACTTTGGCTCTAGTGCTGACTTGTGCATGGCAATGTCCAAGATTCTGCCGGGAGTCTCATGTGATCTATCCATAATGAGAAAGCAGGCCGAAGTAGCAGAAAAACAGATCAAGGAAACAGAAAAGGAAACAAGGGCGCTACGCGACTCTATGTACGGCTAG
- a CDS encoding ATP-binding cassette domain-containing protein — MSEILRVENLVKHYSKKNFFGKEVSLVKAVDDVSFSIQEGETLVLAGESGSGKSTIAKLILHAIPIDSGKIIFDGIEIANDVQSLKKIRMGIQMVYQDPYDSINPQMKIKDIISEPLEIHKIGNSKERQEMVGQVLHEVKIEPAEEIMEKYPHMLSGGQRQRIVLARALVLKPKMIIADEPVSMLDVSIRAEVLELMNELRQKHHISFLYITHDLATARYFGQKIAILHRGKIVESGPIDDVLFSPKHPYTQALLDAISEPDPNNLTREKKIHIP; from the coding sequence TTGAGTGAAATTCTGCGAGTTGAAAATCTGGTAAAACATTATTCAAAAAAGAATTTCTTTGGCAAAGAAGTCTCTCTGGTAAAGGCAGTGGACGATGTTTCTTTTTCCATACAAGAAGGAGAGACGTTGGTCTTGGCAGGCGAGTCCGGCTCTGGCAAGTCCACAATTGCAAAACTGATTTTACACGCAATACCGATTGATTCCGGCAAGATAATCTTTGATGGTATCGAGATTGCTAATGATGTACAGTCACTCAAAAAAATTAGAATGGGAATCCAGATGGTGTACCAGGATCCGTACGATTCCATCAATCCGCAAATGAAAATAAAGGACATAATTTCAGAGCCGCTTGAAATCCACAAAATTGGCAATTCCAAAGAAAGGCAGGAGATGGTTGGACAAGTCTTGCACGAAGTAAAGATAGAGCCGGCAGAAGAAATAATGGAAAAATATCCGCACATGTTATCAGGCGGCCAGAGGCAGAGAATTGTTTTGGCTCGAGCATTGGTGCTAAAACCAAAGATGATCATTGCTGACGAACCGGTGTCGATGTTAGATGTCTCAATTAGAGCCGAAGTACTTGAGCTGATGAACGAGCTGCGGCAAAAACACCACATTTCTTTTTTGTATATCACTCATGATTTGGCAACTGCCAGGTATTTTGGGCAAAAAATCGCCATTTTGCACAGGGGTAAGATAGTAGAGAGTGGCCCAATCGATGATGTCTTGTTTTCCCCAAAGCACCCCTATACTCAGGCGTTGCTTGATGCAATATCAGAGCCTGACCCAAATAACCTTACCAGAGAGAAAAAGATCCACATACCATAA
- a CDS encoding carbon-nitrogen hydrolase family protein translates to MVKLGIAQTVATRTNEEGIKQASHLLERLGKNEADVVCLPEQYLTDNKIDDFEATFAPFAKIAKQYSMSVIAGAFYTKSGSRQTISAPVIDGTGQFIGVQDKIHPFDYEKDDIKPGVEAKIFSTKCKFGVIICYDMVFSDVAETLVKKGAEVLFSPARIVRRGIYPWHLYCQTRSLENRIPILAANTQTPKFGGKSIIVDLEENDGVMIPKTKVTVGQGIRLESFDLGKYEKSRKIRYSDHKKFS, encoded by the coding sequence ATGGTAAAGCTGGGCATAGCGCAAACCGTCGCAACACGCACAAACGAAGAGGGAATCAAGCAGGCATCGCACCTCCTAGAGCGCCTAGGCAAAAACGAGGCAGACGTCGTGTGCCTGCCTGAGCAATACCTGACAGACAACAAAATAGACGACTTTGAGGCTACGTTTGCGCCCTTTGCCAAAATAGCAAAACAATACTCCATGAGTGTTATTGCAGGCGCATTTTACACAAAATCTGGCTCAAGGCAGACCATCTCTGCGCCAGTAATTGACGGCACTGGGCAGTTTATCGGAGTCCAGGACAAGATTCATCCGTTTGACTATGAAAAAGACGACATAAAACCAGGAGTCGAGGCCAAAATATTTTCAACAAAATGCAAGTTTGGAGTAATAATTTGCTATGACATGGTGTTTTCCGATGTCGCAGAGACTCTGGTCAAAAAGGGGGCAGAGGTATTGTTCTCGCCTGCAAGAATTGTTCGGCGCGGAATCTACCCATGGCACCTGTACTGCCAGACACGATCACTAGAAAACAGAATCCCAATACTTGCTGCAAACACGCAGACGCCCAAGTTTGGCGGAAAAAGCATCATTGTTGACCTAGAGGAAAACGACGGCGTGATGATACCAAAGACAAAAGTAACTGTAGGCCAGGGAATCAGGCTGGAATCATTTGACCTTGGAAAATACGAAAAATCCCGCAAAATCAGATATTCAGATCACAAAAAGTTTTCCTAG
- a CDS encoding PEFG-CTERM sorting domain-containing protein — MNKTIAALAAILFAVGFSYAHAEESEKESFASALEETLGHLHALELNLNESNSELARTHATHPIAELYESMKPELQEHDADFDAAFETALSELADKTIDAPREEAQAAIDEMKSLVEEARTLVVGDELSSDPNFRLALVRTLVETAGAEYAEAVEDGTITEMVEYQDGSAFVWRAQQIFSEIKADLPEHEAEEIEEFFADLDSAIKDIAPIENVQIYVEGIEHEVGEILGDESEEGGLHAYFEGIEHHLAEVKETYADGDSDAALAHATKAYLDNYEFLEAPVAQQNEELMEEIEIMMREELRDMIKAGAPADEINSQVDAILVKLEEAEALLPMEESEEGHEEEHEEDHDVMAPLKQVESGVAPEEVQCNGDMVLIIKSSTGSPACVKTSTADRLVQLGWGTRQ; from the coding sequence ATGAATAAAACTATTGCAGCACTAGCGGCAATACTTTTTGCAGTAGGTTTCTCCTATGCACATGCAGAAGAGTCTGAAAAGGAATCTTTTGCATCTGCACTAGAAGAAACACTCGGACACCTACATGCACTTGAGCTGAATCTGAACGAGTCCAATTCAGAGCTGGCAAGGACCCATGCAACGCACCCAATTGCGGAGCTATACGAGTCCATGAAGCCGGAGCTGCAAGAACATGATGCAGACTTTGATGCTGCCTTTGAGACGGCACTGTCAGAGCTTGCAGACAAGACAATAGATGCCCCAAGAGAAGAAGCACAGGCAGCAATTGATGAGATGAAGTCTCTGGTTGAAGAGGCAAGAACCCTAGTTGTTGGGGACGAGCTAAGCTCGGATCCAAACTTTAGGCTTGCCTTGGTTCGAACATTAGTAGAGACTGCCGGAGCAGAATATGCAGAGGCAGTCGAGGATGGCACCATCACAGAGATGGTGGAATACCAGGACGGCTCGGCATTTGTCTGGCGTGCACAGCAAATCTTTTCCGAGATAAAGGCTGATCTTCCAGAACACGAAGCAGAGGAAATCGAGGAATTCTTTGCAGACCTGGATTCCGCAATAAAGGACATCGCACCAATAGAAAATGTGCAAATCTATGTTGAGGGAATCGAGCACGAAGTAGGAGAAATCCTAGGAGATGAATCCGAAGAAGGCGGACTGCATGCGTACTTTGAGGGAATCGAGCACCACCTAGCAGAGGTCAAAGAGACCTATGCGGATGGAGACTCTGATGCCGCGCTCGCACATGCAACCAAGGCATACTTGGATAATTACGAATTCCTCGAGGCTCCAGTTGCTCAACAAAACGAGGAACTCATGGAGGAAATCGAAATCATGATGCGAGAGGAACTCCGCGACATGATAAAGGCTGGCGCACCTGCCGATGAGATAAACTCACAGGTTGATGCAATTCTAGTCAAGCTAGAAGAGGCCGAAGCACTACTCCCAATGGAAGAATCTGAGGAAGGACATGAAGAAGAACATGAAGAAGACCATGATGTGATGGCACCACTAAAGCAGGTCGAATCTGGTGTTGCACCAGAAGAGGTCCAATGCAATGGTGACATGGTATTAATCATAAAGTCATCGACAGGCTCTCCTGCATGTGTCAAAACATCTACTGCAGACAGACTAGTACAACTTGGCTGGGGAACCAGACAATAA